From a region of the Synechococcus sp. PCC 7502 genome:
- the uca gene encoding urea carboxylase, producing the protein MFSKILIANRGEIACRIIRTCDRLGISTVAVYSEADTYSLHVSMARESVAIGGALASESYLRWERILEAAKQTGAEAIHPGYGFLSENAEFAEACAREGIIFIAPTPEQMRSFGLKHTARELAEQNQVPLLPGTGLLGSVEEALTAAEQIGYPVMLKSSAGGGGIGLQLCRSQEQLPQLYATVQRLSQNNFKQSAIYLERFVETARHIEVQIFGDGEGRVLALGDRDCSVQRRNQKVIEETPAPEITHEQRQELYEAALRLGRSVNYQSAGTVEFVFDCDRQEFYFLEVNTRLQVEHGVTETVTGVDLVEWMIRLAAGDSSFFDTYQHSPQGHSIQVRIYAEDPTKNFQPSSGILTDVRFPEEIFNEGKEIRCDRWIERGTEVTPYYDPLLAKLIVYGETRTEAITQMQSALAHSQIAGIETNLDYLRQILADPRFASGNLNTRFLNSFAYLPQTIDVLAAGTFTTVQDYPGRVGYWNIGVPPSGAMDTLALRYGNRLVGNIESAAGLEFTINGATLRFNTDTIICLTGARMEAEIDGNSIPFWQAISVSRGSILKIKGIIGNGLRAYLTVRNGIDVPDYLGSKSTFTLGKFGGHCGRILRVGDVLKLNSINNPDQAIAPSSLSSNLIPVYPEHWEIGVLYGPHGAPDFFTPEDIEMFFSTDWEVHYNSARTGIRLIGPKPQWARKDGGEAGLHPSNIHDNAYAIGAIDFTGDMPIILAVDGPSLGGFVCPATIALGEIWKIGQLKPGNTVRFIRITHEQALQLKSQQDQEITTLQAVKTKSIPLSSPFLNLNSLNTEAVLHKIDGSNDQIAVKYRRSGDDNILIEYGEMVLDLNLRFRVHALMSWLEAHPLAGILDLTPGIRSLQIHYDHRLLSLERLLETLINAESELPAIADMEVPTRIVYLPLSWDDPSTQLAIEKYVRSVNPKAPWCPSNIEFIRRINGLESIEAVQEIIFNASYLVLGLGDVYLGAPVATPIDPRHRLVTTKYNPARTWTPENAVGIGGAYMCVYGMEGPGGYQFFGRTIQMWNTYRYDSSQTEDFEAGKPWLLRFFDQIRFYPVSEAELLQHRRDFIHGRFKLRIEHETFSLSKYNEFLAAIAPEAAAFKANQQAAFEAERERWIADDLLMDENTSAEVPSDQTSIDLPPNSELVVSHIPANVWQILVKKGEEVKVGDRLMILESMKMEMNIVADVAGTVIDLLCTEGEMVSVGQGLCIIQATNLSK; encoded by the coding sequence ATGTTCTCTAAAATTCTTATTGCTAATCGTGGTGAAATTGCCTGTCGGATTATACGAACATGCGATCGCTTAGGCATATCAACCGTGGCAGTTTATTCTGAGGCGGACACCTATAGTCTGCATGTGTCGATGGCAAGGGAATCAGTAGCGATCGGTGGGGCTTTAGCATCGGAAAGCTATCTACGGTGGGAACGAATCTTAGAGGCGGCAAAACAAACGGGAGCAGAGGCGATTCATCCGGGCTATGGATTTTTGAGTGAGAATGCGGAATTTGCGGAAGCTTGTGCCAGAGAAGGAATTATTTTTATTGCGCCTACTCCAGAACAGATGCGAAGTTTTGGCCTAAAGCATACCGCCCGTGAATTAGCAGAACAAAATCAAGTACCTTTATTACCTGGTACTGGACTTTTAGGTAGTGTAGAAGAAGCACTAACAGCAGCAGAGCAGATTGGTTATCCAGTGATGCTCAAGAGTTCCGCAGGAGGTGGCGGGATTGGGTTACAGCTTTGTCGCAGTCAAGAACAATTGCCGCAACTATATGCTACAGTACAAAGGTTGAGTCAGAATAACTTTAAGCAAAGTGCCATTTATTTAGAGAGATTTGTAGAAACTGCTCGGCATATTGAGGTGCAGATTTTTGGTGATGGTGAAGGTCGAGTTTTAGCATTGGGCGATCGCGATTGTTCGGTGCAACGACGTAACCAAAAAGTGATAGAGGAAACTCCTGCCCCAGAAATTACGCATGAACAACGGCAAGAACTATACGAGGCAGCGTTAAGGCTTGGTCGGTCGGTTAATTATCAATCGGCAGGAACCGTAGAATTTGTGTTTGATTGCGATCGCCAAGAATTCTATTTTTTAGAGGTGAATACCCGTTTGCAAGTCGAGCATGGAGTTACGGAAACGGTCACGGGTGTTGATTTAGTCGAGTGGATGATTAGGCTGGCAGCAGGGGATAGTAGCTTTTTTGACACCTATCAACATTCACCCCAAGGGCATTCGATTCAAGTGCGGATTTATGCTGAAGACCCTACGAAAAACTTTCAGCCTAGTTCGGGGATTTTAACTGATGTGAGATTTCCTGAAGAGATTTTTAATGAAGGTAAAGAGATAAGGTGCGATCGCTGGATTGAAAGAGGAACAGAAGTTACACCTTACTACGATCCTTTGTTGGCAAAATTAATTGTCTATGGAGAGACCAGAACCGAGGCGATCACTCAGATGCAGTCAGCTTTGGCACATAGTCAGATTGCAGGCATAGAAACTAACCTAGATTATTTGCGCCAAATTTTAGCCGATCCGAGGTTTGCGTCAGGAAATCTGAATACCCGCTTTCTCAATTCCTTTGCCTATCTTCCTCAGACCATAGATGTTTTAGCGGCAGGAACCTTTACCACTGTTCAAGACTACCCTGGACGAGTGGGCTATTGGAATATTGGGGTGCCACCTTCGGGGGCAATGGATACCTTAGCTTTACGCTATGGCAATCGCTTAGTGGGAAATATTGAATCAGCAGCAGGTTTAGAATTCACGATCAATGGGGCAACTTTACGATTTAATACAGATACGATTATCTGTCTCACAGGGGCAAGAATGGAGGCGGAAATAGACGGTAATTCTATTCCGTTTTGGCAAGCAATTTCTGTGAGCAGGGGTAGTATTTTAAAGATTAAAGGTATCATCGGCAATGGACTGCGTGCCTATTTAACTGTGCGGAATGGAATTGATGTTCCTGATTATTTAGGCAGTAAATCTACTTTCACTTTAGGTAAATTTGGCGGACATTGTGGCAGAATTTTACGAGTTGGGGATGTGCTCAAACTAAATTCTATTAATAATCCTGATCAGGCGATCGCCCCTTCATCTTTATCTAGCAATCTTATCCCTGTATATCCTGAACATTGGGAAATTGGCGTATTGTACGGTCCCCACGGTGCTCCTGATTTCTTTACCCCTGAAGATATAGAAATGTTCTTTTCCACGGATTGGGAAGTTCACTATAACTCCGCCCGCACTGGCATTCGATTAATTGGACCTAAACCCCAGTGGGCAAGAAAAGATGGGGGTGAAGCAGGTTTACATCCTTCCAATATCCACGATAATGCCTATGCCATCGGAGCGATCGATTTTACTGGCGATATGCCAATTATTCTAGCGGTGGATGGTCCGAGTTTGGGAGGATTCGTTTGTCCCGCCACGATTGCCCTTGGGGAAATATGGAAAATTGGACAACTTAAACCGGGTAATACCGTTCGATTCATTCGCATCACCCACGAACAGGCACTACAACTAAAATCACAACAGGATCAAGAAATTACGACCTTACAAGCCGTAAAGACAAAATCTATTCCACTCTCTTCTCCTTTCCTGAACCTAAATTCTCTAAATACAGAGGCAGTTCTCCATAAGATTGATGGTTCTAATGATCAAATTGCCGTAAAATATCGCCGTTCGGGAGATGATAATATCTTAATTGAATATGGCGAAATGGTACTGGATTTGAATCTGCGGTTTCGGGTTCATGCTTTGATGTCGTGGTTAGAGGCACATCCATTAGCAGGAATTCTGGATTTAACTCCGGGGATTAGATCATTACAAATTCATTACGATCATCGGCTCCTATCCCTTGAACGCCTATTAGAAACTCTGATCAATGCCGAATCTGAACTACCTGCGATCGCTGACATGGAAGTTCCCACTCGAATTGTCTATCTACCTCTATCTTGGGATGATCCTTCAACGCAGTTGGCAATTGAAAAATATGTGCGATCGGTCAATCCTAAAGCTCCTTGGTGTCCTAGCAATATTGAGTTTATTCGCCGCATTAACGGACTGGAAAGCATCGAAGCAGTGCAAGAAATTATCTTTAATGCCAGCTATCTAGTCCTAGGTTTGGGAGATGTTTACTTAGGCGCACCCGTTGCCACTCCCATTGATCCTCGTCACCGCCTAGTGACAACTAAGTATAATCCTGCTCGGACTTGGACTCCTGAAAATGCAGTGGGTATTGGGGGGGCATATATGTGTGTTTATGGCATGGAAGGACCAGGAGGCTATCAGTTTTTTGGGCGCACAATTCAAATGTGGAATACCTATCGCTATGATAGTTCCCAAACTGAAGACTTTGAAGCAGGAAAACCTTGGTTGTTACGCTTCTTTGATCAAATTCGGTTTTATCCAGTGTCTGAGGCAGAATTACTCCAGCATCGTCGGGACTTTATCCACGGCAGATTTAAGTTACGCATTGAACATGAGACTTTTAGCCTGAGTAAATATAATGAATTCCTAGCAGCGATCGCCCCTGAAGCCGCAGCATTTAAAGCTAATCAACAGGCTGCATTTGAGGCAGAGCGAGAACGGTGGATTGCTGATGATCTATTAATGGATGAGAATACTTCTGCTGAAGTGCCATCGGATCAAACAAGTATTGACTTACCACCCAACAGCGAACTAGTGGTATCTCATATTCCTGCAAATGTCTGGCAAATTCTTGTAAAAAAAGGTGAAGAAGTAAAAGTAGGCGATCGCCTTATGATTTTAGAATCGATGAAAATGGAAATGAATATAGTGGCTGATGTGGCAGGAACAGTAATTGATCTTCTTTGCACTGAAGGAGAAATGGTATCCGTGGGGCAGGGATTATGCATAATTCAAGCGACTAATTTAAGCAAATAA
- a CDS encoding DUF29 domain-containing protein, which translates to MQTNLYESDFYAWTIEQTELLQRRKLDHLDFDNLIEEITSLGKQQQQELRNRLGLLIGHLLKWQYQSEKRTRSWQVTIQLQRQEIYDLLQDNPSLKSYLDKALLQGFRLGLAQVLSETPISKKVLPDVCPYSLTELLDSNFPDDIGIEF; encoded by the coding sequence ATGCAAACTAATTTATATGAATCAGACTTTTACGCTTGGACAATTGAGCAGACAGAGCTTTTGCAACGAAGAAAGCTAGATCATTTAGACTTTGACAATTTAATAGAGGAGATCACATCTTTGGGTAAGCAGCAACAACAAGAACTTAGAAATCGTTTAGGTCTGCTAATCGGACATCTCTTAAAATGGCAGTATCAATCAGAAAAGCGAACTCGAAGCTGGCAGGTAACAATTCAATTGCAACGACAAGAAATTTATGACCTTTTACAAGACAATCCTAGCTTGAAGTCTTACTTAGATAAAGCATTGCTACAGGGCTTTCGACTGGGATTAGCACAGGTTTTAAGTGAAACACCGATTAGCAAAAAAGTATTACCTGATGTCTGCCCTTATAGCTTAACAGAATTACTTGATTCTAATTTCCCTGACGATATTGGGATAGAGTTTTGA
- a CDS encoding biotin carboxylase N-terminal domain-containing protein: protein MFFKILIANRGEIACQIIRTCDQD, encoded by the coding sequence ATGTTCTTTAAAATCTTAATTGCTAATCGTGGTGAAATTGCCTGTCAGATAATTCGGACTTGCGATCAGGACTAA